The Lutra lutra chromosome 7, mLutLut1.2, whole genome shotgun sequence genome segment CCTAGCATACAGTGCATACATTTTGAAAGAAGGGAGGGGCATTTCCTAGAGAAGGCCCAACTCCAGCCCCAGTCAACCTCCTGGGCTCTCCTCCTTCATAGAACCACGAGCCCCTGGGGACCTCAGAAGTGAGGGCCGGAAGCTTGGGCTGGCTGAGTCTAAAGGGAGATGATGTCACCTCGGGGGCTAGCGATGTCACCAACTAGCGAACCTCCGAGGAAGCAGTACCTGGGATTGGGGAATGGGGCTTCAGAAGTGGGttctggggcagagctggggccaggGAGAGAAAACACGGATGctggcccagggccaggcacATAACAGGGACTTCACTTCCTTGATctccttgtctttcatgaccaCTTTGAGAAAACCACTGCCCGACCCTTCCCAGGTCCTTCTTCAGGGAGAAAGGTGCCAGGGGGGCCTGCCTGAGCTAAGAGCCTGCCCCCGCCTACCTCTGTGGATGCCTAGCACTTAGGAATGGCAGGACACCCCTGTCATGTACCCCCTCTGCCCAGATCAATTCTGTGTGTTCCCGTTCAGTACAGGAGGCTGCTGGCCCAGATGCTGCAGAAGGGGTGCCCCTAATGAGGAAGAGACGCCGACGTGACTTAGACTGCGCACACCCAGGGAAGGTGCTGAGCGGGACCCTGGTGGCAGCCCCATCTGGATGTAAAACCTGGGCTCAAATGTCTGTTACTCCGTTACTGTGATTTCTGGTTGTGTCGCTGGGAATACTGCCCATGAGACACAAATTATGTCCCTGCTGTATTTCTTGGTTCCGTGTTGAAGTCGTGAATAAAACCCTGCTCTTTACATAGACTGTCTGGGCCTCTCCTTCCAGCCGCGTTTGAGGGCGCCGGAGGGAAAGGGGGCTGCTGGAGGGCATGTTCAATGAGATAGAGCTGGCTTCAAAAAGTCTAGAGAACTTCAGGACACCGGCCTACTCGGGACTCCTATTCAGTCGCTCATTCAGCAAGCAGGTACTCAGCGCCTGCTGGATACGCCTGGGTTCTTACTCTCACCTCTGCCACCTACTGGCACAGGCAAGTCTCTCCTGTTTCCTCGCCTGGACGAGGGAGCTGCCCTCCACTACAAGATGAGGTTTTGCTTACCCCATTCCATTTCATCTCTATGCCAAGCTTTGAGGGGAGTGCCCAGGGCATACAAGGGAGTGAGCCGGGCTAGGATCCACACCTCGCTGTCTGCTTACTCTCTTCTCTGGCCTTGGGTAGGGCTGCCAGATTTAGCAAGTAAAAATACAGGACACTCAGTTAAATTCTCATTTCACATAAACCAATGAATAGGTTTTTCGTATGAGATGTCCTAAGCATTGCATGGACATACCCGAAAAAATTATTCGTTAGTTTACCTAAAATTCGAATTTAACCaagcatcctgtattttatctgggcTTGACCCTCTCTGATCTGCAAATATTCGGTGATGAAACGGGCGGGTATTTGGCCCCCGAGGCCCCGCCCGGAACTGACATCCTGGGAACCCCTGATTTTACGTCATTTTCCCCGGAGCTTTTGTCAGGAGAATCCCGGACCCAGCCCGGCGACGGCACTGCGCGCTGGTGAAGGCGCTCAGTCTCCTCTCGGCCCCGCCCCCTGGCGTGGGACCACGCCTCCCAGCCAGAGCCGGCCGCGCCCACTCCTCGCGAGAGGGCAGCGCCGGCAGAGGAAGGTTCCCAGAGGCGGAAGTGGGGCGGCGGCAGTGGGGTACCGGAAGCGGCGTTGCCATGGAGTCCGCGGAGGACTGGCTGGTGGAATCCTTGCGCTTGTAAATCTTTTGGGCCTGGGACGTGGGCTCTGGGCCTGGAGTCGGCGGGGTGGGCGGACGGGCGCGGGGTGGAGCGCGCCGGGAACCCCGGTGTGGGCTGGGCCGACCTGGTCGTGGGGCGGGGCCCGGCATCTGGGAAGAGGCACCTCCCCGTGTGCGTGGCCTGTGTGTGGTGCCAGGAAGAGCGGTGGTCCTGGAAGATGATAATCTCCTAGGTGACCCGTTACTTTGCGCCAGCCTGAGTGAGACCTTGAACAAAAGGTCTCAGTGATCCCTCACATCAGCCTTGGGAAGCCCGGGATCTCTGGGAGTTGCGTTTTACAGATTAGGACCGAGGCTCAGGGATAACTGTGACCGGCCTGGCCCCAGTCACACGGGGCCTATGATGTGCAACGAGACCTGCTCCCAGGCCCGCTTTGCGCCAGAGCCTGGGCCCCCACCCACCGAACCGTGCTGCTGTCTCAGAGTTTTAACGGCTGTAGTGCTATGCACCGTGTGACGTTGTGTCTTTATCATGCAGGTACCAAGATTTCCATGCATTCGACCTTTCAGGAGCCACTCGAGTCCTCGAATGGATTGGTGACAAAGGTGATCTGCCCTGCTTGGCTCTGAAGGAGATGGACTCTTACTCCTCAGGCTGGACCTCTTAATGCTAGCTCAGCCGGAAGGGACCCAACCCACACTTCTGGGAGTCTGAGGCCTCCTCTTGGTCTTGTAGCAATTTCCGCCCTGTGGGCACTTAACATTCCCTTAGTACGATCTAGATCCTTTCCATTCCCCAATACAAGGCTGCATACCAGTAGTGGAGGAGTTTATCTTTGCTTTGGAGGTTTTGGTGAAATTTCTGGACACAGCTACAGTCCAGGATCTTTCTAGCAGTTTGGCACAGctacttctgcttctttttccagGAGTCTTCGTTGCTGGCTATGAAAgcctgaaaaaaaatgagattcttCATCTCATACTACCTCTCAGACTTTCTGTAAAAGAAAACCAGGTAACTTGAAATATGAACACTGAATATATGCGtctactttttattcatttattaaacctTTAGAGAGTTTCTCCACCTACTAGGTATCATCCTGGATactagacagagagagggacaagcccTGGTCCTGCCTGCTTATGTCACAGGGAGGCAGGGATGCACAGAGATAAGTGCTACAGGATGTCTGAGGTTTACAGAGGGATCCTAGAAGAAGGGGTCAGTTTTACTTTATCAAAAATAGATTTAGGGAGTTATTGGCGTGTAGAGGGTGGCTGAAACCCTTAGAATGGTTAACGTCACCTAGGATGACAGTGTCGTGTATAAGGAGTAAAAGAAGACGATGTGTTAAGAGCAAACCTCAGGAATGGTTAGAGGAAGAGGAATCCACAACAAGTACTAAGTAGGAAGAGTCTTTGAAGTAGGAGTCTCAGAAAAGGGCAGTGTttcagaagccaagagaagagaatgtgtgaagaaaaaaagagtgagtaGCTGCGTGAGGTGGGGGGAATTTCCTGCCTAGTGCTCTTGACCTTCCCCAGTCCCCACCACTGAGGCTTGAGCCAGGAGCTCACTCACCCAGACTGAGCCTTGAGGAGACACCTTATTTACCTCCTACCTCTCACTActggcttttcctcttttttcttgtggctacctcctttccttctgcttccagtCCCTCCCATGGAGAGAGTGGAGTCTAGTGGCTGAGAGCAT includes the following:
- the NMB gene encoding neuromedin-B isoform X3, whose translation is MTLQAGGSRLFGGLLLFALLAAGAAPLSWDPPEPRIRASKIRVHPRGNLWATVQEAAGPDAAEGVPLMRKRRRRDLDCAHPGKVLSGTLVAAPSGCKTWAQMSVTPLL